The following proteins are encoded in a genomic region of Phragmites australis chromosome 9, lpPhrAust1.1, whole genome shotgun sequence:
- the LOC133929266 gene encoding pentatricopeptide repeat-containing protein At1g09410, mitochondrial-like, whose protein sequence is MLFPIKWSKPPMAYCQHLSRFLSSVTAKAAPPIPARRLPRSLGTSAHSARIRELARLGRVREAREVFDAMPLRDIIAWNSMIFAYCNNGMPDAARSLTAAISGGNLRTGTILLSGYSRRGRVRDARRVFDEMPARNVVAWNAMVSCYVKNGDISLARRLFDAMPSRDVTSWNTMLTGYCHSQQMVDARNLFGQMPERNLVSWTLMISGYVLIEQHGKAWDMFCTMHREGMPPDQPNLVSVLSAVSRFENIGILESLRVVALKTGFERDVVIGTAMLNVYTRDASMLDIAMKFFEGMTERNEYTWSTMIAALSQGGRIDDAIAIYQRDPLKSIPSRTAMLTGLARCGRINDARILFEQIPEPNVVSWNAMITGYMQNEMVDEAEELFNMMPFRNTISWAGMIAGYAHNGRSEEALVLLQALHRNGMLPSLSSLTSSFFACSNIEALETGKQVHSLAVKAGCQFNSYVCNALITMYAKCRNIGFVRQIFSRMTVKDTVSYNSFITALVQNNLLEEARDTFDNMTSRDVVSWTTIISAYAQAEQGNEAVEIFRSMLYEHELPNSPILTILLGIGGSLGASKLGQKIHTVAIKLGMDSGLIVANALISMYFKCGSADTLKIFYSMEERDIFTWNTIITGYAQHGLGREAIRMYQQMESAGVFPNEVTFVGLLHACSHSGLVDEGRQFFKSMSSDYGLTPLLEHYACMVDLIGRAGDVQGAEHFIYDMPIEPDTVIWSALLGACKIHKNVEIGRRAAEKLFAIEPSNAGNYVMLSNIYSSLGMWDEVAKIRKLMKEQGVNKEPGCSWMQIKNKMHSFITGDKEHEQIQDIYATLQELYTLLKATGYVPDTEFVLHDIDEEQKESSLLYHSEKLAVAYGLLVTPKGMPIQIMKNLRICGDCHTFIKFVSHVTKREIDIRDGNRFHHFRNGSCSCGDFW, encoded by the coding sequence ATGTTGTTTCCGATCAAATGGAGCAAGCCACCGATGGCTTACTGCCAGCACCTCAGCCGCTTCCTCTCATCCGTCACCGCCAAAGCAGCGCCGCCGATCCCCGCGCGGCGCCTCCCCCGGTCTCTCGGCACGTCCGCGCACAGTGCCCGTATCCGGGAGCTCGCCCGCCTCGGCCGCGTGCGCGAGGCCAGGGAGGTGTTCGATGCGATGCCCCTCCGCGACATCATCGCCTGGAACTCCATGATCTTCGCCTACTGCAACAACGGGATGCCCGACGCCGCGAGGTCGCTCACCGCCGCGATATCCGGCGGGAACCTGCGCACGGGCACCATCTTGCTGTCGGGTTACTCCCGTCGCGGCCGCGTGCGTGACGCTCGCAGAGTGTTCGATGAAATGCCCGCTCGGAACGTCGTGGCGTGGAACGCCATGGTCAGTTGCTATGTCAAGAACGGGGACATCTCCCTTGCACGCAGGTTGTTCGATGCAATGCCGAGCAGAGATGTCACGTCGTGGAACACAATGCTTACTGGGTATTGCCATAGCCAACAGATGGTGGATGCAAGGAATCTGTTTGGACAAATGCCAGAGCGAAACTTGGTTTCCTGGACATTGATGATTTCTGGGTATGTCCTGATTGAGCAGCATGGCAAGGCTTGGGACATGTTTTGCACGATGCACCGTGAAGGAATGCCACCAGACCAACCAAACCTTGTATCCGTGCTTTCAGCTGTAAGTCGTTTTGAGAATATTGGCATTCTAGAGAGTCTCCGTGTTGTTGCTCTTAAGACAGGCTTTGAGAGGGACGTGGTCATCGGCACAGCAATGCTTAATGTGTACACTAGGGATGCGAGTATGCTTGACATTGCAATGAAGTTCTTTGAAGGAATGACGGAGAGGAATGAGTACACATGGTCAACCATGATCGCTGCACTATCTCAGGGTGGACGAATAGATGATGCTATTGCTATCTACCAAAGAGACCCTTTAAAGTCAATTCCTAGTCGGACTGCGATGCTCACAGGACTTGCTCGATGTGGAAGGATTAACGATGCAAGGATTCTATTTGAGCAGATTCCTGAGCCTAATGTTGTATCCTGGAACGCCATGATTACTGGGTACATGCAGAATGAAATGGTTGATGAGGCAGAAGAGCTTTTTAACATGATGCCTTTTAGAAACACAATATCTTGGGCTGGGATGATTGCGGGGTATGCACATAACGGGAGGAGTGAAGAAGCATTGGTTTTGCTCCAAGCGCTCCATAGGAATGGGATGTTACCTAGCCTGTCTAGTTTGACTAGTAGCTTCTTTGCTTGTTCGAATATTGAAGCTCTTGAGACAGGAAAGCAAGTGCATTCTCTTGCAGTGAAGGCTGGCTGTCAGTTCAATAGCTATGTATGTAATGCACTGATTACTATGTATGCCAAGTGCAGAAACATAGGTTTTGTGAGACAAATCTTTAGTCGGATGACAGTTAAAGATACTGTGTCATATAACTCTTTTATTACCGCACTTGTACAGAATAATCTGTTGGAAGAAGCAAGAGATACATTTGACAACATGACCAGTCGAGATGTTGTCTCTTGGACTACTATAATATCTGCATATGCACAAGCTGAGCAGGGGAATGAGGCAGTAGAGATTTTCAGAAGTATGCTGTATGAGCATGAATTACCCAATTCACCAATATTAACAATACTTCTTGGTATTGGTGGAAGTCTTGGTGCTTCCAAACTTGGACAGAAAATTCACACTGTCGCTATTAAACTTGGAATGGATTCAGGACTTATAGTGGCTAATGCACTCATATCGATGTATTTCAAGTGTGGTTCTGCAGATACTCTTAAGATTTTTTATTCAATGGAGGAACGAGACATTTTTACATGGAATACCATTATTACAGGCTATGCTCAACATGGCCTTGGAAGAGAAGCCATCAGGATGTATCAACAAATGGAATCTGCAGGAGTATTTCCAAACGAGGTCACTTTTGTGGGGCTTTTACATGCATGCAGCCATTCTGGTTTGGTAGATGAGGGGCGTCAGTTTTTCAAGTCTATGAGCagtgattatggactaactcctCTGCTGGAGCACTATGCTTGCATGGTGGACCTAATTGGGCGAGCTGGTGATGTGCAAGGAGCTGAACACTTTATTTATGATATGCCTATTGAGCCAGATACAGTGATCTGGAGTGCTCTTCTAGGGGCATGCAAGATTCACAAGAATGTAGAAATTGGTAGAAGGGCAGCTGAGAAACTTTTCGCTATTGAGCCATCAAATGCTGGCAATTATGTTATgttgtcaaatatatattcCTCCCTAGGGATGTGGGATGAAGTCGCAAAGATACGAAAACTAATGAAAGAACAAGGTGTGAACAAGGAGCCTGGTTGTAGCTGGATGCAGATAAAGAACAAAATGCACTCATTTATCACTGGAGATAAGGAGCACGAGCAAATTCAAGATATATATGCTACCCTCCAGGAGTTGTACACTTTGTTAAAGGCTACAGGCTATGTGCCTGACACAGAATTTGTTCTCCATGACATTGATGAAGAGCAGAAAGAGAGCTCCCTTCTGTACCACAGTGAGAAGCTTGCTGTTGCTTATGGCCTTCTTGTTACACCTAAGGGCATGCCCATACAGATAATGAAGAACCTTAGAATATGTGGTGACTGTCACACTTTCATCAAGTTCGTATCCCATGTCACCAAGAGAGAAATTGACATTAGGGATGGAAATCGGTTTCATCATTTTAGGAATGGAAGTTGTTCATGTGGTGACTTTTGGTGA